The Lutibacter sp. A64 genome segment TATTCAATCCTGCATGCGCTGATAAACCGTATCCAGATACGTGAAATTCATCATAACGCTCTTTACTTAACAAAGTAGTATTTGTTTTAGGATATAAAACACCTACACCAACACCTTCAGTTAAATTTATATCAATATTTTTGACTTTAAATTTTAGCCAATTGTCTAAATTATCATACCTACTAACTTCTACATTTACATAGTTTAACCCGTCAGTATGTTCAAATTTTAAGAAATCTGCAGCTAAATCAATCTCATTTCCAGAAACAAAATCACTACTTCCTAACGGCAAATCCCCTTTATAAGTTACTGTTTGGTCGTTTTTCATAACATATTTCATATGATCAACACCAATGGCAATATTGTAATTTTCTTTAAAGAAATAACCAATTCTAAAATTAGTTTGTGGAATTGTAACTTCATCTGGTTTAAAATAATAAATACCAAATGGTTTTGGTTTGTCGTTTGCAGCAACATCTTTTAATTCAAAATTATAATCATCTCCTTTAAAAGTTATATCCGATTTTGAATAATGTGCTCTATTCCACCCCCAATATGCAAAAAACTTCCCTTTGTTTGGTCCGGCATCATTGTAATTAATTTCTTGAGCGATACTAGTAAACGAACTAAATAATACAATGGCTAAAAATATTTTTTTCATAATAAATGTAATTCTAAATTAAGGCTGCAAAGGTAATTTATATTGATGGAATAACGTAAAAAAAAACTGTATCAAATGATACAGTTCAAATATATTAATGCTTTAAATTGCAAAAAAAAGCTGCATCTAATTGATGCAGCTTTAATTATATTAAATGTTAGAAATTTTATTTTCCTTCCATTTTTTTCTTTAAGGCAGCTAAATCTCCACCTAAATCTCCAAGAGTAGTTTTATCTGCAGACTCAGCTTTTTTCTGAGCTACTTTGATGTTTTTCTCTTCTTGTGCTTTAAATATTGATGTATGTGAAGCTACAACTCGTCTAAATTCTTTGTTAAATTCAATAACTTTAAATTTATCTGTATCTCCTTTAGCTAATTTAGTTCCATCTTCTTTAGTTATAAAACGGCTTGGTACAAATGCCTCAACACCATCTTGTAAAGTAACGATTAAACCTTTATCACTTTTATCTTTTACAGTTCCTTCGTGGATAGAATCGATTGCAAAAGTAGCTTCGTGAGCATCCCAAGGATTTTCAGTAGTTTGTTTATGACCTAAGTTTAATTTACGTCCTTCAACATCTAATTCTAATACTTCAACTTCTAATTTATCACCTACAGTAACAAAGTCTGATGGGTGTTTAATTTTCTTAGTCCAAGAAAGATCAGAAATGTAAACTAATCCGTCAATTCCTTCTTCTAATTCAACAAAAACTCCAAAGTTAGTGTAGTTACGTACAGTACCTGTATGTTTTGAACCAACTGGGTATTTTTCTGCAATATTATTCCAAGGATCTGGGTGTAATTGTTTAATACCTAAACTCATTTTACGCTCTTCTCTATCTAAAGTTAAAACTTGTGCTTCAACTTCATCTCCTACAGATACAAAATCTTGTGCAGAACGTAAGTGTGTAGACCAAGACATTTCAGAAACGTGAATTAACCCTTCAACACCTTGTGCTACTTCAATAAATGCACCGTAATCAGCAAGTACAACTACTTTACCTTTTACTGTATCACCTACTTTAATAGTATCATCTAATGCTTCCCAAGGGTGCGCATTTAATTGTTTTAATCCTAATTGAATTCTTGTTTTCTCATCATCAAAATCAAGAATTACAACGTTTAATGTTTGATCTAATTCAACAACCTCACTTGGGTGGTTAATTCTAGACCAAGATAAATCTGTAATGTGAACTAAACCGTCAACACCACCTAAATCAACAAATACACCGTAAGAAGTAATGTTTTTAACAACACCTTCTAATACTTGTCCTTTTTCTAATTTACCAATAATTTCTTTTTTCTGAATTTCAATATCAGCTTCAATAAGTGCTTTATGAGATACAACAACGTTTTTAAATTCTTGGTTGATTTTTACAACTTTGAATTCCATTGTTTTCTCTACGTATTGATCGTAATCTCTAATTGGTTTAACATCAATTTGAGAACCTGGTAAGAATGCTTCAATTCCAAAAACATCTACAATCATACCTCCACGAGTTCTACATTTAACGAAACCGTTAACTACTTCACCTGTTTCGTGTGCATTGTTTACACGATCCCAAGCTTTAATAACTCTTGCTTTTTTATGTGATAATACTAATTGACCAGTACTATCTTCTCTTTTATCAACTAAAACTTCAACAGTATCCCCAACTTTTAAGCCTGGATTGTAACGAAATTCGTTTAAAGAAATAACACCTTCAGATTTTGAGTTGATATCAATAATAGCTTCACGATCTGTTTTTCTTACAACAGTTCCGTCAATTACTTCTCTTTCATTTACTAAGCCTAAAGTTCCTTCTAGGGCAGCTTCAAACGCTTTAATGTTTTCTTCGTCAACTGCCTCAATACCTTCTTCGTATTTGTGCCAGTCAAAATTTTCTAAGAATTCTTCAGGGCTAACCTTTACTTCTTCTACTTTTTCTTCTTCAACTACAGGTGCAGCTGCTGTTTTTGCTTCAACTGGAGCAGTTGCTTCAGTATTTTCTACTTTAGGAGCATCAACTTGCTCTTCAGTTTTTTTTGTTTCTTCAGACATACGTTCTGATGATTAATATTTGTATCTTGTTGTTAATCAGATTTTAAACGATATTAACGCTAAGAGATTATTTATATATTTTTTTTATAAAATCCTTTTTAAATCTGTTCTCGTAAAAAGGAGTGCAAATTTAGTAATTTTATTTTATTATAACAAAAAGAAAATGAAGCTTTTATATAATTTTTAATCAATCCAGTTTTTAAAATCTTTTACGCGTTCTCTACTTACAATAATTTCTGCATCATTATACGACTGTAATATTAATTTTAGGCGACTATTTGTATAGGAAATAATATCTTTAATTGCATTTATATTTACAACATACTTTCTGCTAACTCTAAAGAAAGTTTCTGGCTGTAATTTTTCTTCTAAATTATCTAATGTATCATCTATTAAGTAACTTCTGTTATCTATTGTATGAATGTTTGTCGCCTTATTTTCGCTATAAAAACACTCTATAGATGCAGTTGAAATTAATTTTATATGCTGCCCTATTTTTACCGTAAAGCGTTTTTTATACGTATTGGTATTGCTTGAATTATTAGAAATTATATTTTTTAATTGATGTAAATCGAAGATTACATTATTATTTGTATTGTAACTATTTTTAAATTTATGAACCGCGTTTTCAAGCTCGTCTGAATCTATTGGTTTTAATAAATAATCTACACTATTTAATTTAAAGGCTTTTAAAGCATACTCATCATAAGCAGTTGTAAATATTATAGCGCTTTCAATTTCAACTTCATCAAAAATTTCAAAAGACAATCCGTCTGATAACTGAATATCTAAAAATATTAAATCTGGGTGCTTGTTTGTTAAAAACCAATTTACAGCTTCTTCTACAGAATGCAACATAATTAATGGCTCTATATTTAGCTCTTTTAGCATACGGCTTAATCTACGAGCTGCGGGTTTTTCATCTTCAATTATTATTACGTCCATATTTGGTTGGTTATTTAGTTTTTAGGAAAAAATAAATCTAACTTTTTTATTAAGGTTTCAACTCCGCTCAACCGCTATACACATTTTTACTGTTAAACTTTCGAACTTTGTGGCTTAAATAATTACTCCCAATATTGTTTTTTATCTTTATTCATTATTTCTTTAATCTTTTGCTCTTCCCAGTTTTTCCCTAAAATAAAATCCATTCCAAAAACTGCAAATGCGTGAAAAGCAATTCCTATCCCCCAGAAAAATAGTGTTCCGTAAGTACTCCAATCTAAAAGAAGCCCTACGCCTTCACCAGATATTAATCTTGCTAAAATTAAAAAAGCATTTACACCTAAATAAACAAATAAATGAATATAAAATCCTTTTATTGCTTTTACTCTTTTTTGAGCTCTAATATATTTTTGATTTTCTAAATTATCTTCCATTTTTTAGTATTTTTTGTTTGAATCTTTATTCATTAACTCGTTAATTTTTCTCTCTTCCCACTCTTTTCCAAAAATTATATGTTTTCCAAAAACTCCATAGGCATGAAAAGCCAAACCTATTCCCCATCCTAACATTGGCCACCAAAACCATTTATACCCTGGAGATGTCATTAAGTTTACAAATATTAAGAATGGTATTACTAAGCAATAAGATAATAAATTCCAATAAAACCCTTTAATCTCGTCTACTTTCTTTTTAGCTCTTAAGTATTTTTGTTCTTCTGTATAATCTGTTTTCATTATCGTATGATTTTTTTAACTTTTTTTCAACTTTTCTTTAAAAACGTTCACTGAACATTTTCTTGCACTCAATATTATTCCCAATACTGCTTTTTATCATTCTCCATAAATTCTTTAATCTTTCTTTCTTCCCAATTTTTACCTAATAATTTATTAGGACCAAAAGCTTTAAAACCTTGAACTGTCATACCAATTCCCCAACCAAGCATTGGAAACCAAAACCAATGAAACTGAGGTACGTAAGTTAAATTTATATAAATTAATATTGGAATAACAATACAATAAGCCAATAAGCTACTATAAAATCCTTTAATTTCTTCAACTTGTTCAACTGCTCTTAAATATTTACTTGCTTCTATATTTTCTGATGTTTTCATAATTTTAGTTTTTTGAGTTAGTAATGGTAATTTTACTGTAAATGTTTCTCCTGTTTTTTCAACAGACACTTTTTTTAAGGTTATTAAATTGTACCTGTCTATAATATTTTTAAGTCCTACTTTTGTTCCTTTTTCTAAAATAGCTTTAGGACTATAATTGTTTGTTATAATTAAAAATCCATTTTCTTCTACTATTTTTACTTTTAATGGATTTTCTTCAGTAACTACATTGTGTTTTATTGTGTTTTCTAATAATAACTGAAGTGATAATGGAATAATTTTTAGTTCAGAATTACTTGCTTTTTCTGGAATTTCAAAGATTACAGCGTCTTCAAAACGCATTTTCAACAATTCCATATATGTTTTTGCAAATAGTAATTCTTCATCTAAATCTATTAAATCTTTACTTTTCTGTTCTAAAACGTAGCGATATACTTTAGATAATTTTGTTGTAAATTTTTCTGCTAATTTTGGATTTTCACCAATTAATGATGTTAAAACATTTAAACTATTAAATAAAAAATGTGGATCTATCTGGCTTTTTAAAGATTCATATTTTGCCGTTTCAGTTTTTGCAACTATTTGTTGTTCTGTTACTTTTTTCTCGGTTAATGCTTTGTAAAAAAAAATTGCATGAAAAGTAAGACTTGCAAACAATGTAACCACTAAGCCAAAAATATAATAGTTTTTTGCGTATGGATCATTTATAAAACTATCTAAAGGATTACCCGAAATTAAAACAACAGTAACAAATCTTAACAGTGTTAAACCCAACATAGTTAACACTACAGAACCTATTGCTCCAATAATTAAACGTTTTTTAGAATCTCCTTCCCATGAAAATTTATTGCCAATATATTTAAAAAAGTAACCATTTATAGCAGACAATACAAAAGCATACATAAAATGAACTCCAAATATTTTAAATAATTCATTTATAGGTGTATTAAAGTCGCCTTTAAAAACTAAGCGCTCTATAACAAATAACGCTATAGCAATAATTAATGAAATTTTAAATAGGTATTTAATGCCTGTCTTCATATTAAATAATTTACTTTTTAACACTTGCAATTTAAAATTTAATTTCTAAAATAACATCGTTGTTCTTTAATTCAAACATTGAGCTATCAAATTGTGGAGGCCCAAAATTTAATGGATTATTAGACGTTCCGTAATTTTCTTTTGGCATTCCATTATTTTGAAAATCTAAACGTTTATTATCGTTTTCATCGTGGTAGCAAATAATTGCATATTCTCCTGCTGGTACATTTTTAAAAACAGTAGTACTAACTCCGCCTTTAATTATAGACGATGCTGCCATTAAAGGTTCTTGTCTAAAGTTTTCTTTATTAAAAAGTGCAAAATTTACAGTTCCATTATCATTTAGAGCATTTACAACGGAAACTGTAATACTTTTTTGTTCGTTTAAATTTGAAGTTTCTTGTTCTTGTGAAAAAATTAAAGTTGAGAAAAATAATGCTGCTATTAAGATTAAATATTGCATAATAAATTGTTTTAAGTTTATATTAATTGTTTTTGACACTTCAAAAGTGTGGATTATTACACATATCCAAAACTTAAACATTCTGAATTGTAATTTTTTAATGATGAATTGTAACTATTTACAATTTTTAGATTTCCAAACCTAAATATTTCAATTTTAAGTATTAAAACTTCCTCTTTTAGCAATTCAAAAACTAACATTCGTCATACTTTAAAATAAAAATCTTCGTAACTTTATGTAACTTTTACAAAAACCATTAGTATTATGAAAATATATGATGATAAACACATTAAAAATGTTGCTTTTGTAGGCGCAAATAAAAGTGGTAAAACTACATTAGCAGAGACAATGCTCTTTGAAGCTGGATTAGTCAACCGCCGTGGTAGTGTAGAAAACAAAAACACTGTTTCTGATTATCACGAAATTGAACAAGACAGAGAAACTTCTATTTTTGCCACACAACTTCACACAGAGTGGCGCAATTACAAAATAAACATTATTGATACTCCCGGCTTAGACGATTTTATAGGCGAAATTGCTGCAACTATGCGTGTTGCAGATTCTGTAGTTACCGTAGTAAATGCACAACAAGGTGTTGAAGTAGGTACAGAAATTATATGGAATTATGTAGACCGTTTTTCGCTTCCTAGCTTATTTGTTATTAATCAAATTGACAGTCCTAATGCAGATTTCGACGAAAGTTATAAAAGTATTGTAGACCTAATTGGAAACAATGCAGTAAAAATACAATACCCTTTAATTGTAGATGGTGCACAATGTATAATTGATGTACTTAAAATGAAAATGTACAAATTTGGACCTGAAGGAGGAAAACCTGAAAAATTTGAAATTCCAGACGACCAAAAAGACATAGCTCGCGAACTACAAAATGAATTGGTTGAAAAAGCAGCCGAAAATGATGAAGCATTAATGGAACTTTATTTTGATAAAGGAACATTAAATGAAGATGAAATGCGAGAAGGAATTAAAAAAGGAATGCTAAATCACGAGTTATTCCCTGTATTCTGTGTTTCTGCTTTAAACGATATGGGAACAGGTAGATTAATGGGATTTATAGATAATGTAGCTCCTTCTGCAGCAGATTTAAAACCTGAACAAAGCGTTGAAGGAAAAACTATTGAATGCAAACCAGATGCTCCAACATCATTATTTATTTTTAAAACATTATACGAAGCAAACCTTGGTAAAATAAGTTTCTTTAAAGTAAAATCTGGTGAAATAAAACAAAATGACAAGCTAGAAAATTCTGAAAATAATGAAATTGAAACATTAAATCAACTATATATAATAAATGGTAAAAACCGTATACCTGTTGAAAAATTAAGTGCTGGTGATATAGGTGCTACATTAAAACTTAAATTTACCGAAACAAATAATACTTTAAGAGAAAAAGGTACTAATATTACCATAAAACCAATTAAATTTCCAGAACCAAGAGTTACAGTATCAATAAATGCTGTAGACAAAAACGATGAGGAAAAATTAAATGAAGCTCTTAAAAAAATCCATAGTCAAGATCCAACAGTTACAATTCATTATTCAAAAGAATTAAAACAACAAATTTTATCTTGTCAAGGTGAATTGCATCTAGCAACTATAGATTGGACTTTACAAAAAGTATATGGTATAAAAGCTGAATTTAATCAACCAAAAATAGCTTATAGAGAAACAATACAACGCTCTGCAACAACAAGTTATAAACACAAAAAACAATCTGGTGGTTCTGGACAGTTTGGTGAAGTTCACTTAAAAATAGAACCTTGGTTTGAAGGAATGCCAGAACCAGAAGGTTTTAATATTAGAGGTAAAGAAGAAGTAGATTTAGAATGGGGTGGTAAATTAGTATTTTACAACTGTATAGTTGGTGGTGTAATAGACACACGTTACTTACCTTCAGTTTTAAAAGGATGCTTAGAAGTTATGGAAGAAGGTCCTTTAACAGGTTCTTACGCAAGAGACATTAGAGTTATGGTATTTGATGGTAAAATGCACCCCGTAGATTCTAATGATATTTCTTTTAAAATTGCTGCAGCTCACGCTTTTAAATCTGCATTTTTAAATGCTAAACCTAAACTACTAGAACCAATTCAAGAACTTACAGTTAAAGTTCCTGAAGAACTTATGGGAAGTGTTATGACAGATTTACAATCTAGAAGAGCTATTATTTTAGGAATGGATAGCGAGGGTAAATACCAATCTATTAAAGCAAAAACACCTTTAGCAGAAATGTATAGATACTCTACAACCCTACGTTCTATAACCCAAGGTAGAGGTAGTTTTAGCACTAAATTTGCTAATTTTGAATTAGTACCAAACAATGTACAAGAAAGCTTAATAAAAAAAGAAGCTTAAATATAAATTTAAAATAGCCTAAAAAAAGACTCGTTATTAAAAATAACGAGTCTTTAAGTTAGTAGTAATTCGATTAATATTTTATTAATTCAATCTAATCTAATTATATAATTTGTTTAGTTGGTCCAATCCAAAAAACATAGTACAAAAAATATTAATCAATGCTAATTTAATACTTTTTTTCATAAAAAAATACAAACTTACTAGTTTTTAATAAATTAATTAAAAAATACACATCATTTAACTTAAAAAAATAAACATAATTCAATATGGAATTCAGCGTTAATTTCATCAAAATTTCTTTAAGAATTCTTTATATTTGCAGTTCAAATTATATTTACAGAAATACGTTAATTATTATCCTAATTTTAGGTTAGTAATATTTAACAAATTTCAAAAATTTAATAACAATAAATTCTATATAAATGAAATTATTATTAATTACACTTGCTTTATTAGGCTTAGGTGTTGCAGGTATTGCAATTAAAATTTGGGCAAAAAAAGATGGAAAATTCGCAGGAACTTGCGCTAGCCAAAATCCACATTTAAATAAAACTGGAGAACCATGTGGTTTTTGTGGTAAAACAGCAGATCAGTGTGAAAATAGATAATTTATGCTCGAATTTCTTTTTATTACTTTTAC includes the following:
- a CDS encoding LytR/AlgR family response regulator transcription factor, with the translated sequence MDVIIIEDEKPAARRLSRMLKELNIEPLIMLHSVEEAVNWFLTNKHPDLIFLDIQLSDGLSFEIFDEVEIESAIIFTTAYDEYALKAFKLNSVDYLLKPIDSDELENAVHKFKNSYNTNNNVIFDLHQLKNIISNNSSNTNTYKKRFTVKIGQHIKLISTASIECFYSENKATNIHTIDNRSYLIDDTLDNLEEKLQPETFFRVSRKYVVNINAIKDIISYTNSRLKLILQSYNDAEIIVSRERVKDFKNWID
- the rpsA gene encoding 30S ribosomal protein S1, with amino-acid sequence MSEETKKTEEQVDAPKVENTEATAPVEAKTAAAPVVEEEKVEEVKVSPEEFLENFDWHKYEEGIEAVDEENIKAFEAALEGTLGLVNEREVIDGTVVRKTDREAIIDINSKSEGVISLNEFRYNPGLKVGDTVEVLVDKREDSTGQLVLSHKKARVIKAWDRVNNAHETGEVVNGFVKCRTRGGMIVDVFGIEAFLPGSQIDVKPIRDYDQYVEKTMEFKVVKINQEFKNVVVSHKALIEADIEIQKKEIIGKLEKGQVLEGVVKNITSYGVFVDLGGVDGLVHITDLSWSRINHPSEVVELDQTLNVVILDFDDEKTRIQLGLKQLNAHPWEALDDTIKVGDTVKGKVVVLADYGAFIEVAQGVEGLIHVSEMSWSTHLRSAQDFVSVGDEVEAQVLTLDREERKMSLGIKQLHPDPWNNIAEKYPVGSKHTGTVRNYTNFGVFVELEEGIDGLVYISDLSWTKKIKHPSDFVTVGDKLEVEVLELDVEGRKLNLGHKQTTENPWDAHEATFAIDSIHEGTVKDKSDKGLIVTLQDGVEAFVPSRFITKEDGTKLAKGDTDKFKVIEFNKEFRRVVASHTSIFKAQEEKNIKVAQKKAESADKTTLGDLGGDLAALKKKMEGK
- a CDS encoding DUF2141 domain-containing protein, encoding MQYLILIAALFFSTLIFSQEQETSNLNEQKSITVSVVNALNDNGTVNFALFNKENFRQEPLMAASSIIKGGVSTTVFKNVPAGEYAIICYHDENDNKRLDFQNNGMPKENYGTSNNPLNFGPPQFDSSMFELKNNDVILEIKF
- a CDS encoding 2TM domain-containing protein, coding for MKTDYTEEQKYLRAKKKVDEIKGFYWNLLSYCLVIPFLIFVNLMTSPGYKWFWWPMLGWGIGLAFHAYGVFGKHIIFGKEWEERKINELMNKDSNKKY
- a CDS encoding elongation factor G, yielding MKIYDDKHIKNVAFVGANKSGKTTLAETMLFEAGLVNRRGSVENKNTVSDYHEIEQDRETSIFATQLHTEWRNYKINIIDTPGLDDFIGEIAATMRVADSVVTVVNAQQGVEVGTEIIWNYVDRFSLPSLFVINQIDSPNADFDESYKSIVDLIGNNAVKIQYPLIVDGAQCIIDVLKMKMYKFGPEGGKPEKFEIPDDQKDIARELQNELVEKAAENDEALMELYFDKGTLNEDEMREGIKKGMLNHELFPVFCVSALNDMGTGRLMGFIDNVAPSAADLKPEQSVEGKTIECKPDAPTSLFIFKTLYEANLGKISFFKVKSGEIKQNDKLENSENNEIETLNQLYIINGKNRIPVEKLSAGDIGATLKLKFTETNNTLREKGTNITIKPIKFPEPRVTVSINAVDKNDEEKLNEALKKIHSQDPTVTIHYSKELKQQILSCQGELHLATIDWTLQKVYGIKAEFNQPKIAYRETIQRSATTSYKHKKQSGGSGQFGEVHLKIEPWFEGMPEPEGFNIRGKEEVDLEWGGKLVFYNCIVGGVIDTRYLPSVLKGCLEVMEEGPLTGSYARDIRVMVFDGKMHPVDSNDISFKIAAAHAFKSAFLNAKPKLLEPIQELTVKVPEELMGSVMTDLQSRRAIILGMDSEGKYQSIKAKTPLAEMYRYSTTLRSITQGRGSFSTKFANFELVPNNVQESLIKKEA
- a CDS encoding 2TM domain-containing protein — protein: MEDNLENQKYIRAQKRVKAIKGFYIHLFVYLGVNAFLILARLISGEGVGLLLDWSTYGTLFFWGIGIAFHAFAVFGMDFILGKNWEEQKIKEIMNKDKKQYWE
- a CDS encoding membrane or secreted protein yields the protein MKLLLITLALLGLGVAGIAIKIWAKKDGKFAGTCASQNPHLNKTGEPCGFCGKTADQCENR
- a CDS encoding 2TM domain-containing protein gives rise to the protein MKTGIKYLFKISLIIAIALFVIERLVFKGDFNTPINELFKIFGVHFMYAFVLSAINGYFFKYIGNKFSWEGDSKKRLIIGAIGSVVLTMLGLTLLRFVTVVLISGNPLDSFINDPYAKNYYIFGLVVTLFASLTFHAIFFYKALTEKKVTEQQIVAKTETAKYESLKSQIDPHFLFNSLNVLTSLIGENPKLAEKFTTKLSKVYRYVLEQKSKDLIDLDEELLFAKTYMELLKMRFEDAVIFEIPEKASNSELKIIPLSLQLLLENTIKHNVVTEENPLKVKIVEENGFLIITNNYSPKAILEKGTKVGLKNIIDRYNLITLKKVSVEKTGETFTVKLPLLTQKTKIMKTSENIEASKYLRAVEQVEEIKGFYSSLLAYCIVIPILIYINLTYVPQFHWFWFPMLGWGIGMTVQGFKAFGPNKLLGKNWEERKIKEFMENDKKQYWE